The Natrinema salaciae genome includes a window with the following:
- a CDS encoding aminotransferase class I/II-fold pyridoxal phosphate-dependent enzyme gives MDPESIRTGQRVPHGGESDRDLLDFSANTNPRTPDGVGDAYAAALEASRRYPDDDYPDFRAAAAAFVGCDSERVIPTAGGLAAIRLAMEGVLEPGDEALVPYPSFGEYAREVRLQGATPRFVRYDELIDVGPTVLESCALAVVCTPNNPTGDAIDLDALAAFAARCADADTTLLVDEAFLGFTDRPSAATVDLEPVVVARSLTKLFGLPGLRAGFAVATGEQRDALATARRTWSLGTPAARVGAHCLRRDEFVRETRGRVARERERMRGALERRFDVYPSDAPYLLCDVGDRDVSTVIANARAAGVAIRDATTFRALDSHVRVAVKDRTANDRLLAALGVRDREDVGPETDP, from the coding sequence GTGGACCCTGAATCGATCCGGACCGGGCAACGAGTCCCGCACGGCGGCGAATCCGACCGCGATCTGCTGGACTTCTCGGCCAACACCAACCCGCGGACGCCCGACGGCGTCGGGGACGCGTACGCGGCCGCGCTCGAGGCGTCTCGCCGCTACCCGGACGACGACTACCCCGACTTTCGGGCCGCGGCCGCCGCGTTCGTCGGCTGCGATTCGGAGCGCGTGATTCCGACGGCCGGCGGACTGGCCGCGATTCGGCTCGCGATGGAGGGCGTCCTCGAGCCGGGCGACGAGGCGCTCGTTCCGTACCCGAGTTTCGGGGAGTACGCGCGCGAAGTCCGGCTTCAGGGCGCGACGCCGCGGTTCGTTCGCTACGACGAACTGATCGACGTCGGCCCGACCGTGCTCGAGTCGTGTGCGCTGGCCGTGGTCTGCACGCCGAACAACCCGACCGGGGACGCGATCGATCTGGACGCGCTCGCGGCGTTCGCGGCCCGCTGTGCGGACGCCGACACGACGCTGCTCGTCGACGAAGCCTTCCTCGGGTTCACCGACCGACCCTCCGCGGCGACGGTCGATCTCGAGCCCGTCGTCGTCGCCCGCTCGCTCACGAAGCTGTTCGGCCTCCCGGGACTCCGCGCCGGCTTCGCCGTCGCGACCGGCGAGCAGCGGGACGCGCTCGCGACGGCTCGCCGCACGTGGTCGCTCGGGACGCCCGCCGCTCGAGTCGGCGCGCACTGCCTCCGTCGAGACGAGTTCGTCCGCGAGACGCGCGGTCGCGTCGCCCGGGAGCGAGAACGGATGCGCGGGGCGCTCGAACGGCGGTTCGACGTCTACCCGTCGGACGCACCCTACCTCCTCTGCGACGTCGGCGACCGCGACGTGTCGACGGTGATCGCGAACGCGCGGGCGGCGGGCGTCGCGATCCGCGACGCGACGACCTTCCGCGCGCTCGACTCCCACGTCCGCGTCGCGGTCAAGGACCGCACGGCGAACGACCGACTGCTCGCGGCGCTGGGCGTCCGCGACCGCGAGGATGTCGGTCCCGAAACCGATCCATGA
- the cobT gene encoding nicotinate mononucleotide-dependent phosphoribosyltransferase CobT, translated as MRLLLPAGTTETALIDGISAAGAAPELMEHTPSADVEILEYGEPVASPVTPVSPNGCPTPAAVTRAVREVVGFDVSVIDAGLTRSTAAPTVDLGVEPGTDVREGVAVSDANAAFDRGHDYGASLPDDEIMIGETVPGGTTTALGLLTALGEPAEVSSSLPENPLERKRRVVDDGLAASGLEPGDCEGEPLAAIEAVGDPVQPTVAGIAAGALEAGLEVTLAGGTQMVAVAAALRHRGIDAPLSIATTSFVADERGDRLADACERFDCELAVTDPGFDERDHVAMNRYCAGEAKEGVGMGGALSLVPDGRMCDVRDRLEAVCTRLGIEAEEGIDDERDGADATEGCRGP; from the coding sequence ATGCGTCTCCTCCTCCCCGCTGGAACGACCGAAACCGCGCTGATCGACGGTATCAGCGCCGCCGGGGCCGCCCCGGAGCTGATGGAACACACCCCTTCGGCGGACGTCGAGATCCTCGAGTACGGGGAGCCGGTCGCGTCGCCGGTGACGCCGGTGAGTCCGAACGGCTGTCCGACGCCCGCCGCCGTGACCCGGGCCGTCAGGGAGGTCGTCGGCTTCGACGTGTCGGTGATCGACGCGGGACTCACGCGGTCGACGGCCGCGCCGACGGTCGACCTCGGCGTCGAGCCGGGGACCGACGTCCGCGAAGGCGTCGCCGTCTCGGACGCGAACGCGGCCTTCGACCGGGGCCACGACTACGGCGCGAGTCTGCCCGACGACGAGATCATGATCGGCGAGACGGTCCCCGGAGGAACCACCACCGCGCTCGGCCTCCTCACTGCGCTCGGCGAACCGGCCGAAGTCTCCTCGTCGTTGCCCGAGAACCCGCTCGAGCGCAAGCGACGGGTCGTCGACGATGGGCTGGCCGCCAGCGGACTCGAGCCGGGCGACTGCGAGGGCGAGCCGCTCGCGGCGATCGAGGCCGTCGGCGATCCCGTCCAGCCGACGGTGGCCGGAATCGCGGCCGGCGCGCTCGAGGCGGGTCTCGAGGTGACGCTGGCCGGCGGGACCCAGATGGTCGCCGTCGCCGCCGCGTTGCGCCACCGCGGAATCGACGCCCCGCTGTCGATCGCGACCACCTCGTTCGTCGCCGACGAGCGGGGCGACCGACTCGCCGACGCCTGCGAGCGGTTCGACTGCGAGCTCGCCGTGACCGACCCCGGCTTCGACGAGCGCGACCACGTCGCGATGAACCGCTACTGCGCCGGCGAGGCCAAGGAGGGCGTCGGCATGGGCGGCGCGCTCTCGCTCGTCCCCGACGGCCGGATGTGCGACGTGCGGGACCGACTCGAGGCAGTCTGTACTCGCCTCGGGATCGAGGCCGAGGAGGGGATCGACGACGAGCGCGACGGTGCGGACGCGACGGAGGGGTGCCGTGGACCCTGA